A DNA window from Desulfonatronum thiosulfatophilum contains the following coding sequences:
- a CDS encoding M16 family metallopeptidase, translating to MQRLFTLFVVFFWLAVSPLVVSAEVVEHRLDNGLTVLVLPDQRAPVVTNQIWYGVGAMHEHSGITGISHMLEHMMFRGSEKYPPGEFTRIISEIGGSQNAFTGPDFTGYYQVVGTQHWEMVMSMEAERMFGLKLTEEEFQPERNVVIEERRLTREDRPIALLNEHFMATAFFNSPYGHTAIGWMTDIQAYTLEDLQAWYEMWYVPNNAVAVVVGDVDPEEVIAAAERYYGPIPARPLPEIKPRTEAPQRGERRITLRVPAEMPYLIMGWKTPVLLTLREHGEDSLESARDAYALMVAAGVLSSGHASRLDRELVRGRELARAANAGYSAFSRMDSLFTLSAMPSTGTDLQTLEEALLEQAEVLRSEPVTEQELQRVKAQVIAAMVYRRDSLNAQAFELGMLETIGLGWRTIEEYAEGIREVTAEDVLRVAQKYLIPDTRTVAVLDPLPLDAPVRESTAIQAQ from the coding sequence ATGCAACGATTGTTCACTCTTTTTGTCGTGTTCTTTTGGCTGGCGGTCTCGCCGCTCGTTGTTTCAGCGGAAGTAGTCGAGCACCGCCTGGACAACGGGTTGACCGTCCTGGTTCTTCCGGACCAGCGAGCCCCTGTCGTCACCAATCAGATCTGGTACGGCGTCGGCGCCATGCATGAGCATAGCGGCATCACCGGCATTTCACACATGCTGGAGCATATGATGTTCCGCGGCAGCGAGAAGTACCCACCCGGTGAATTCACGCGGATCATTTCGGAAATCGGCGGATCCCAGAACGCCTTTACCGGGCCGGACTTCACCGGCTACTATCAGGTTGTCGGGACACAGCACTGGGAGATGGTCATGTCCATGGAAGCCGAACGGATGTTTGGCTTGAAGCTGACCGAGGAGGAGTTCCAGCCGGAGCGCAATGTCGTCATCGAGGAGCGCAGGCTGACCCGGGAAGACCGTCCCATCGCCCTTTTGAACGAACACTTCATGGCCACGGCCTTTTTCAACAGCCCTTACGGGCATACCGCCATCGGCTGGATGACGGACATCCAAGCCTATACACTGGAAGACCTCCAGGCATGGTACGAAATGTGGTACGTGCCCAACAACGCCGTGGCCGTGGTGGTGGGCGACGTGGATCCGGAGGAGGTCATCGCCGCGGCCGAACGATATTACGGCCCCATACCGGCCCGGCCGCTGCCGGAAATCAAGCCGCGCACGGAAGCCCCCCAGCGGGGCGAACGCCGAATCACCCTGCGAGTGCCGGCGGAAATGCCGTATTTGATCATGGGCTGGAAAACCCCGGTGCTCTTGACCCTGCGTGAACACGGCGAAGATTCCCTGGAATCCGCAAGGGATGCTTATGCCCTGATGGTCGCGGCGGGAGTGCTCAGTTCCGGCCATGCATCCCGCCTGGACCGTGAACTTGTCCGAGGCAGGGAACTGGCACGGGCCGCCAACGCGGGATACAGCGCCTTCAGCCGTATGGACAGCCTCTTCACCCTCTCGGCCATGCCGTCCACGGGAACGGATCTCCAGACCCTGGAAGAGGCGCTCCTTGAACAGGCGGAGGTATTGCGCAGCGAACCCGTGACCGAGCAGGAGCTTCAACGGGTCAAAGCCCAGGTCATCGCCGCCATGGTCTATCGCCGTGATTCGCTCAACGCCCAGGCTTTCGAGCTGGGCATGCTCGAAACCATCGGCCTTGGCTGGCGGACCATTGAAGAATATGCCGAGGGCATCCGTGAAGTGACAGCGGAAGATGTTCTGCGCGTGGCCCAAAAGTATCTGATCCCGGACACGCGTACCGTGGCCGTTCTCGATCCGTTGCCACTGGATGCTCCCGTGAGAGAATCAACGGCGATCCAGGCACAATAG
- a CDS encoding M16 family metallopeptidase → MYQRNPSTQAVPVPLPLRGHFLILFLFFFTAAGLFAAPATAAEFEHWETEKGMNVLFAPAPALPMLDVRLLFDAGSSRDGDRGGLARMTNQALAFGTAELDADGVAERFESVGAQFGASAARDMAVLRLRTLTEPDWMETALSTFVSLLADPAFPEDDLARARRQTLQALRQERQEPGTLASRRFYQLAYGDHPYAAHPLGTENSIPNLDRDELLRFFQEHYTSRNGVLTMTGDLDLDTARQISERICAALPQGEWMPELPPITPLTAPVLEHIPFASEQAHIHMGTPLLRRDDPDRFPLSLANHVLGGGGFTSRLFREIRNERGLAYSVSSSIVPMSVEGPFVISMQTGIDQAPLSVEVLHSELRQFIEHGVTEEELAASKANIIGRFPLSLVSNSEIVSTLAMIGFYNLPLDYLETYTEHVSQVTTKESRDALQRRLRPEAMVTVIVGGPEGLFGPDGLAARNPSPE, encoded by the coding sequence ATGTATCAACGTAATCCATCCACGCAAGCTGTTCCCGTTCCTTTGCCGCTCCGTGGGCACTTTCTGATTCTTTTCCTGTTTTTTTTTACGGCGGCCGGATTGTTCGCAGCGCCGGCAACGGCCGCGGAGTTCGAACATTGGGAAACCGAAAAGGGCATGAACGTGCTCTTCGCACCGGCTCCGGCCTTGCCCATGCTGGATGTACGCCTGCTTTTCGATGCCGGCTCCTCCCGGGACGGCGACCGTGGCGGTCTGGCCCGCATGACGAACCAGGCCCTGGCCTTCGGCACCGCGGAGTTGGACGCGGACGGCGTGGCGGAACGGTTTGAATCCGTTGGTGCCCAGTTCGGCGCCAGTGCGGCCCGGGACATGGCTGTTCTGCGCCTGCGAACACTGACCGAACCTGACTGGATGGAGACGGCTCTTTCCACATTCGTTTCCCTCCTGGCCGATCCGGCGTTTCCGGAGGACGATCTGGCCAGAGCCCGGCGACAGACGTTGCAGGCACTCCGGCAGGAACGCCAGGAGCCGGGAACCCTCGCTTCCCGGCGCTTTTATCAGCTGGCGTATGGCGACCATCCCTATGCCGCGCACCCGCTGGGGACCGAAAACAGCATCCCGAACCTGGACCGAGACGAACTGCTGCGTTTTTTCCAGGAACACTACACATCCCGCAATGGAGTGCTGACCATGACCGGAGATCTGGACCTGGATACAGCCCGGCAAATCAGCGAGCGCATCTGCGCGGCACTCCCCCAGGGAGAGTGGATGCCGGAGCTTCCACCGATAACGCCGCTCACGGCACCTGTTCTGGAGCACATACCTTTCGCTTCCGAACAGGCCCATATCCACATGGGCACTCCGCTGTTGCGTCGTGATGATCCGGACCGGTTCCCGCTGAGCCTCGCCAATCACGTTCTGGGCGGCGGCGGATTCACGTCCAGACTGTTTCGGGAAATTCGCAATGAGCGCGGGTTGGCATATTCCGTCTCCAGCAGCATTGTTCCCATGTCCGTTGAAGGGCCATTTGTGATCAGCATGCAGACCGGCATCGACCAGGCCCCGCTGTCCGTGGAAGTACTGCACAGCGAGCTGCGGCAGTTCATTGAGCACGGCGTCACGGAGGAAGAGTTGGCCGCATCCAAGGCGAACATCATCGGCCGGTTTCCCTTGAGCCTTGTCTCCAACAGCGAAATCGTCTCCACCCTGGCCATGATCGGATTTTATAATCTTCCCCTGGACTACCTGGAAACCTACACCGAGCATGTTTCCCAGGTCACGACGAAGGAATCACGGGATGCGCTCCAACGGCGCCTGCGGCCTGAAGCTATGGTCACGGTGATTGTCGGCGGTCCGGAGGGACTCTTTGGACCGGACGGCCTCGCCGCGCGCAATCCATCGCCTGAATGA
- a CDS encoding ion transporter, translating to MPFKSPAAVTRDRIQDVVQSSRFQNAIIFVIIVNGIVLGLETSARAMEVAGPFLLMIDRICLSIFIGEIGLKFYALRGRFFKEGWNIFDFLVVAISLIPSHGGFAVLRSLRVLRVLRMISALPSMRRVIAAMLHALPGVSSVAGIVAIIFYVGAVITTKLFGAAFPEWFGSIGASFYTLFQIMTLESWSMGIVRPVLEVFPLAWMFFVPFIIVTTYTVINLVVGIIVGAMEEKAIEEGIREDPAKTWQRLEARLNGLDSKLDRLLKEKSEKS from the coding sequence ATGCCCTTCAAATCCCCTGCCGCCGTCACCCGTGACCGCATCCAGGACGTCGTCCAGAGCAGTCGATTCCAAAATGCCATCATTTTTGTCATTATCGTCAACGGCATCGTACTTGGGCTGGAAACTTCGGCCCGGGCCATGGAAGTGGCCGGTCCCTTTCTCCTGATGATTGATCGGATCTGTCTGAGCATTTTCATTGGTGAAATCGGTTTGAAGTTCTACGCCCTGCGCGGACGTTTCTTCAAGGAAGGCTGGAACATTTTCGATTTTCTCGTGGTGGCCATTTCACTGATCCCCAGTCATGGCGGGTTTGCGGTACTGCGATCGCTGCGGGTGCTCCGGGTCTTGCGGATGATCTCCGCCTTGCCCAGCATGCGCCGGGTCATCGCCGCCATGCTCCATGCCCTGCCCGGCGTCAGCTCCGTCGCCGGCATTGTGGCCATCATCTTCTATGTGGGAGCGGTTATTACCACGAAGCTGTTCGGGGCAGCCTTTCCGGAATGGTTCGGATCGATCGGGGCTTCTTTCTACACCCTGTTCCAGATAATGACCCTGGAAAGCTGGTCTATGGGAATTGTCCGCCCGGTACTGGAAGTTTTTCCGCTGGCATGGATGTTCTTCGTGCCCTTCATCATTGTCACCACGTACACGGTCATCAATCTGGTGGTGGGCATCATTGTCGGAGCGATGGAGGAAAAGGCCATCGAGGAAGGAATACGGGAAGATCCTGCCAAGACCTGGCAGAGGCTGGAGGCTCGCCTGAACGGTCTGGACAGCAAGCTGGACAGACTATTGAAGGAGAAATCCGAAAAATCGTAA
- a CDS encoding rod shape-determining protein, whose amino-acid sequence MFFKRFFSFMNTDLAMDLGTANTLVYTPKDGIVLNEPSVVALDNRSGNVLAVGKEAKEFLGRTPKSIRAIRPLKDGVIADFEVTKEMIAYFVRKVIRGMRLVKPMIIIGVPAGITQVEKRAVIESGTQAGARQVKLIEEPVAAAIGAGLPIDEPIGNMVVDIGGGTTEVAVISLSSVAYSESVRIAGDEMNEAIQRYVQDKYQMLIGENMAEKTKIIIGSAFRQEKPLSIEVGGKNMVDGNPRTLTLHDEEIREAIQEPVNAIVLAIRRALEKTPPELVADIANNGLYLAGGGALLKGLDQLISHSAHLQVIKDDDPLTTVVRGVGKVLENQKKYTSVFIN is encoded by the coding sequence ATGTTTTTCAAGCGTTTCTTCTCCTTCATGAACACCGACCTGGCCATGGATCTGGGAACGGCCAACACGCTGGTGTATACGCCGAAAGACGGTATCGTCCTCAACGAACCCTCCGTGGTGGCTTTGGACAACCGGAGTGGAAACGTTCTGGCTGTGGGCAAGGAGGCCAAGGAATTTCTGGGCAGAACCCCGAAAAGCATCCGGGCGATTCGGCCTCTGAAGGACGGGGTCATTGCCGATTTTGAAGTGACCAAGGAGATGATCGCCTATTTTGTGCGCAAGGTGATCCGGGGAATGCGCCTGGTCAAGCCGATGATCATCATCGGCGTTCCCGCGGGGATCACCCAGGTTGAGAAGCGGGCAGTCATCGAGTCCGGAACCCAGGCCGGCGCCCGACAAGTCAAATTGATCGAGGAACCGGTAGCCGCGGCCATCGGCGCCGGTTTGCCCATTGACGAGCCCATCGGGAACATGGTCGTGGATATCGGCGGCGGAACAACGGAAGTGGCCGTCATCTCGCTTTCTTCGGTGGCCTATTCCGAATCGGTGCGAATAGCCGGCGATGAGATGAATGAAGCCATCCAGCGCTATGTTCAGGATAAATACCAGATGCTGATCGGGGAAAACATGGCTGAGAAGACCAAGATCATCATCGGATCGGCCTTCCGGCAGGAGAAGCCTCTGTCCATTGAAGTCGGCGGGAAAAACATGGTGGACGGCAACCCGCGCACATTGACCCTGCACGACGAGGAGATTCGGGAGGCGATTCAGGAACCGGTCAATGCCATCGTGCTGGCGATTCGTCGTGCTTTGGAAAAAACCCCGCCGGAATTGGTGGCCGACATTGCCAATAATGGATTATACTTGGCGGGAGGAGGGGCGTTGCTCAAGGGGCTGGATCAGCTCATTTCCCATAGTGCGCATCTCCAGGTCATCAAGGACGACGACCCCCTGACCACGGTGGTGCGAGGCGTGGGCAAGGTTCTGGAAAACCAGAAAAAATATACATCCGTTTTCATCAACTAA
- a CDS encoding GAF domain-containing protein, translated as MNSQNIGCLQHLLSIIANSFDAYSTVLFLPDASGSYRVAAHFSLGNDLARNATVLPGKGLVGWILRNNQPLLVNNFELQSESLGYYSGQSESVVKAFMGCPLREGQGVLCVDSKKSYSFSTKDQKILHQFVEFVAALQMDSCRLQTSRKDFTYYQALQKLRELRQRFPLWSSYLKNFLGILSETSQIEHAALAVRDELGQNFTIEGWTDGFPLNNLSKSDSFPIGSGLVGWVFKNEKPVFSADMESGHTGVTLFSKDAIGSVVLHTVICLPLNVSKRTRAVLVLADPLVRTPCKEMRVFLQLVTEHLEFFLENLYLRNQVSKLKAMLPPAPAPEKEQ; from the coding sequence ATGAATAGTCAGAACATCGGGTGCTTGCAGCACCTCTTGAGCATCATCGCGAACTCCTTCGACGCCTACTCGACGGTTCTGTTCCTGCCTGACGCAAGCGGCTCGTATCGCGTGGCCGCTCATTTCAGCCTGGGAAATGATCTCGCGCGTAATGCGACGGTTCTACCTGGGAAGGGGCTGGTGGGATGGATACTCCGAAACAATCAGCCGTTGCTGGTCAATAACTTTGAACTGCAGAGCGAATCGCTGGGATATTATTCCGGCCAGAGCGAGTCCGTGGTCAAGGCGTTCATGGGCTGTCCTCTCAGGGAAGGACAGGGAGTCTTGTGCGTAGACAGCAAGAAGAGCTACTCCTTCAGCACCAAGGATCAAAAGATTCTCCATCAGTTCGTGGAGTTTGTCGCCGCGCTGCAAATGGACAGTTGCCGGCTGCAGACAAGCAGGAAGGACTTTACGTACTATCAGGCTTTGCAAAAACTGCGCGAGCTTCGTCAGCGGTTTCCGCTCTGGTCGTCATATCTCAAAAATTTTCTCGGGATTCTGTCGGAAACCTCGCAGATCGAACACGCTGCCCTCGCTGTCCGGGATGAACTCGGACAAAATTTTACCATCGAGGGCTGGACCGATGGTTTTCCGCTCAACAATCTCTCCAAATCTGACTCTTTTCCCATTGGGAGCGGACTTGTGGGTTGGGTTTTCAAGAACGAAAAGCCCGTATTTTCAGCGGACATGGAATCGGGACATACCGGTGTCACCCTGTTTTCCAAGGATGCCATCGGTTCGGTAGTGCTTCATACGGTCATTTGCCTGCCGCTCAACGTCTCCAAGCGAACGAGAGCTGTTCTGGTGCTGGCCGATCCGCTCGTGCGTACACCGTGCAAGGAAATGCGGGTCTTTCTGCAGCTGGTTACGGAACATCTCGAGTTTTTTCTGGAAAATCTTTATCTGCGCAACCAGGTGAGCAAACTCAAAGCCATGCTCCCTCCAGCGCCCGCTCCGGAAAAAGAACAGTAG
- a CDS encoding DUF6485 family protein: MSKSSQCPRIKINTKFCTCTSVDCPKHGLCCECLHYHRQRNELPGCYFTSEEEKSLNRSIEFFVQRRSPK, encoded by the coding sequence ATGTCCAAGAGCAGCCAATGCCCCCGGATAAAAATCAATACCAAATTTTGCACATGCACTTCGGTAGATTGTCCAAAACACGGCTTGTGCTGTGAATGCCTGCACTATCACCGGCAACGCAACGAGCTTCCCGGGTGCTACTTCACCTCGGAAGAGGAAAAGTCCCTCAATCGTAGCATCGAATTCTTTGTCCAAAGACGCTCCCCAAAATGA
- a CDS encoding Fur family transcriptional regulator: MQDARNQFFHFLAKKKLKFTSQRGLIFDVFWQTSDHVSPEELYNLVKQSDPQVGQATVYRTLKLLSEAGIAREVNFGDGVTRYEPTFGHAHHDHLICSSCGRSVEVMDSQIEKLQEQLAKDHNFTLTGHKMYLFGVCPECRSAGK, encoded by the coding sequence ATGCAAGATGCACGCAATCAATTCTTTCATTTTTTGGCCAAGAAGAAGCTCAAGTTCACCTCCCAGCGCGGGCTCATCTTCGATGTTTTTTGGCAAACCAGCGATCATGTCTCCCCGGAAGAGCTATATAACCTGGTCAAGCAGAGCGATCCGCAGGTCGGTCAGGCAACCGTGTACCGGACACTCAAGCTGCTCTCCGAAGCAGGTATTGCGCGTGAAGTGAACTTCGGCGACGGCGTGACGCGATATGAGCCGACCTTCGGCCATGCTCACCACGATCATCTGATATGTTCAAGCTGCGGTCGGAGCGTGGAAGTCATGGACAGCCAGATCGAAAAGCTCCAGGAACAACTGGCCAAGGATCACAACTTCACATTGACGGGACATAAGATGTACCTTTTTGGGGTCTGCCCCGAATGCCGGAGCGCAGGCAAATAA
- a CDS encoding zinc metalloprotease HtpX — MDSFRINRADWKRRNLHNRLQAGLLLISMSGFLGLLGYILFGSQGLWVMLLMSVIPLFWNPSKSPRLVLRLYRARLLHFDQAPALFALVRELSQRAGLPVVPEIFFISNNMINAFSVGNRKASAVAVTNGLLQSLRPREIVGVLAHEISHIANNDLRVMVLADLITRMASFLSLIGQFLLFLNLPLILMAEAHVDWWAVLLLVFAPQIMLLAQLGLSRTREYDADMQAVQLTDDPEGLASALYKVEDHQVSIFRRLWPGARLPQNSWLRTHPPTEKRVQRLLALHSSSKRKPGQVYSA; from the coding sequence ATGGACAGCTTCCGCATCAATCGCGCCGACTGGAAACGCCGTAATCTGCACAACCGTCTTCAGGCCGGATTGCTGCTGATTTCCATGAGCGGCTTCCTGGGACTGCTGGGCTACATCCTTTTCGGCTCCCAGGGCCTGTGGGTGATGCTGTTGATGTCCGTCATCCCCCTGTTCTGGAATCCCTCCAAATCACCTCGCCTTGTGTTGCGTCTTTATCGGGCTCGCCTTTTGCATTTTGATCAGGCCCCGGCACTGTTCGCACTTGTCCGCGAATTGTCACAGAGGGCCGGATTGCCGGTTGTCCCGGAAATATTCTTCATCTCCAACAACATGATCAACGCCTTCAGCGTCGGCAACCGCAAGGCCTCCGCCGTGGCTGTCACCAATGGCCTGCTGCAATCCCTGCGGCCTCGTGAAATCGTCGGCGTGCTGGCTCATGAAATCAGTCATATTGCGAACAACGATTTGCGGGTCATGGTCCTGGCCGATCTGATTACCCGCATGGCAAGTTTTCTCTCACTGATCGGCCAGTTTCTTTTGTTCCTGAATCTGCCCCTGATCCTGATGGCGGAAGCGCATGTCGACTGGTGGGCTGTCCTGCTGCTTGTTTTTGCTCCGCAGATCATGCTGCTGGCCCAGCTCGGTCTTTCCCGAACCAGGGAATATGATGCGGACATGCAGGCCGTTCAATTGACGGACGACCCCGAAGGACTGGCCAGCGCCCTGTACAAGGTCGAAGATCACCAGGTTTCCATCTTCCGACGTCTCTGGCCCGGAGCCCGGCTCCCTCAGAATTCCTGGCTGCGAACCCATCCCCCAACCGAGAAACGGGTTCAACGCCTGCTCGCTTTGCATTCATCTTCCAAACGTAAACCCGGACAGGTTTATTCGGCGTAA